In Ascochyta rabiei chromosome 2, complete sequence, one genomic interval encodes:
- a CDS encoding L-glutamate gamma-semialdehyde dehydrogenase, with translation MSSSRGLQSIRPVSKTFNALPAAYAGAQVASRRHAGTIANFKIPTINNEPNQHYSKGSVDRQKLQDAIAALKKRGAIQVPLAIGGEHINNSSILTQHDPSSHADVVAKYSNASTADVKTAINAALEAKAEWEALPFADRASIFLKAADLVSSKYRYEIMAATMVGQGKNAWQAEIDSAAELCDFLRFNVKYAEDTYGHQPTHNSPGVWNRVEYRPLEGFVYAVSPFNFTAIGGNLPAAPALMGNVVVWKPSPSAIASNWLLYQILIEAGLPPNVIQWVPGDAVEVTKEVLSHRQFAALHYTGSTAVFRQLYGTIANGVADGKYQSYPRIVGETGGKNFHLVHPNVDVKNAAIQTVRGAFEYQGQKCSACSRLYVPKSVWPEFQKTLVAETEALKIGEPSQFENFIGPVIHEASFKKLSGVIDEAKNDSELELVVGGKYDSSKGYYIHPTIYKTSNPNHPLLSRELFGPVLVAYVYDDAAPDAFEKIIKQIDDTSEYALTGAVFAKERKDLNFAENKLRNAAGNFYLNCKCTGAVVGQQPFGGSRASGTNDKAGSATLLSRFVNMRAIKEEFVATEKVAYPSNEV, from the exons ATGAGTTCTTCAAGGGGTCTTCAGTCTATCCGTCCAGTTTCCAAGACCTTCAATGCGCTGCCAGCTGCATACGCTGGCGCGCAGGTCGCGTCCAGACGGCACGCAGGAACCATCGCAAACTTTAAAATCCCCACGATCAACAACGAGCCCAAC CAACACTACTCGAAAGGCTCAGTGGACAGGCAAAAGTTGCAAGATGCTATCGCAGCCTTGAAGAAGAGGGGAGCTATCCAGGTACCGCTTGCCATTGGAGGCGAACAC ATCAATAACTCCTCCATCCTCACTCAGCACGATCCGTCGTCCCACGCCGATGTAGTCGCAAAGTACTCCAACGCCAGCACAGCAGACGTCAAGACGGCCATCAATGCAGCCCTCGAGGCAAAAGCAGAATGGGAGGCTCTACCCTTCGCCGATCGTGCTTCGATCTTCCTGAAGGCAGCCGACCTCGTGTCCAGCAAGTACCGATACGAGATCATGGCGGCAACTATGGTCGGCCAGGGCAAGAACGCGTGGCAGGCCGAAATCGATTCAGCAGCCGAGCTGTGCGATTTCCTGAGGTTCAATGTCAAATATGCCGAGGACACATACGGCCACCAGCCCACACACAACTCGCCAGGCGTCTGGAACCGTGTCGAGTACCGACCTCTTGAGGGCTTTGTGTACGCCGTATCGCCCTTCAACTTCACGGCTATCGGCGGCAACCTccctgctgctccagcaCTCATGGGCAACGTTGTGGTTTGGAAGCCATCTCCTTCCGCCATTGCCTCGAACTGGCTCTTGTACCAGATCCTCATCGAAGCCGGCCTTCCCCCAAACGTCATCCAGTGGGTCCCTGGTGATGCGGTCGAAGTGACTAAAGAAGTTCTGTCCCACCGACAATTCGCTGCCCTCCACTACACAGGTAGCACGGCAGTCTTCCGTCAGCTGTACGGCACGATCGCAAACGGTGTCGCCGACGGCAAATACCAGAGCTACCCTCGCATTGTCGGCGAGACTGGAGGCAAGAACTTCCACTTGGTCCACCCCAACGTCGACGTGAAGAACGCCGCGATCCAGACTGTCCGCGGTGCTTTTGAGTACCAAGGTCAGAAGTGCAGTGCGTGCTCGCGCCTGTACGTCCCTAAATCTGTATGGCCCGAATTTCAGAAGACCCTGGTCGCAGAGACGGAGGCTCTTAAGATCGGTGAGCCTTCTCAGTTCGAGAATTTCATAGGCCCTGTCATCCACGAGGCCAGCTTCAAGAAGCTTTCTGGTGTTATTGACGAAGCCAAGAACGACAGCGAACTTGAGCTCGTCGTTGGTGGCAAGTACGACAGCAGCAAGGGTTACTACATCCACCCCACCATCTACAAAACCTCCAACCCTAACCATCCTCTTTTGTCGCGTGAGCTTTTCGGGCCCGTCCTCGTTGCGTACGTCTACGACGATGCTGCCCCTGATGCTTTCGAGAAGATCATCAAGCAGATCGATGATACCTCCGAGTACGCTTTGACTGGAGCTGTCTTTGCCAAGGAGAGGAAGGATCTCAATTTTGCTGAAAACAAGCTGAGGAACGCTGCCGGTAACTTCTACCTCAACTGCAAGTGTACTGGAGCAGTTGTTGGCCAGCAGCCCTTCGGTGGATCAAGGGCCAGTGGCACTAACGACAAGGCCGGTAGCGCTACTCTGCTCTCCCGCTTCGTCAACATGAGGGCGATCAAGGAGGAGTTCGTTGCAACCGAGAAGGTCGCGTACCCCAGCAATGAGGTGTAA